A part of Solibacillus sp. FSL H8-0538 genomic DNA contains:
- a CDS encoding S-layer homology domain-containing protein: MKIKHLIITCMVMLSIVLGAQEKGYAAQTTNESYPVSQGVEYSNYTYKGLKTSVVNHLQVDLSNPFTKIGLGLPTPINTLMTTTEHANKHSKEGNRVVGAINSNFYNMSDGYPLYLISQYNSIVTPSVISDSSSNYVSQPIAFGITANGNADIAYYNSDITVNYKGEALKVNGLNVKRGDNEAIIYTPQNHSSQTPNGEKGIEFIVETGSTVSSTKFGQTLTGKVTAIRGYGDTTKAKIPRNGFVLSFNGSTWGDKFRNITIGEEVSVTFSIDDRWMDAQFMMASGPLLVLDGKKNLTINTSSSRAKEVAPRSAIAISKDKKTVHLITVDGRTSASAGMNLSQFADYLVSLGVDRAINLDGGGSTTMGIRKYGSNTVVLANQPSGGSQRRVSAIIEAISTGATSSAKHIKVSRDKIGSLLVGATVKLAPEYVLDEHYNPLTVNAADFAVAAQNNKVTVNGLSYTGVAGGTERVTVTNGGASQTIAFNVVEAPVGFSISAGSTTTIDPDASVQLKVNVTGQDNEPLIYNDSQLQWSIDGDIGTIFSSGVFKSNGKEGKATVTVTLGSKSVSKEIIVKAVEKPLFKDISVNNRYKTELSYLVEHGLISGYPDGTFKPDQALTRAQAAALLTRALNLSTSDVVNPNFADVSTSNTNYKQIAAIVNAGIMNGTGDGKFNPGAPLTRAQMAKILVVAYDLTGTTDTKFKDVSSKHWSYEYVHTLAANKITTGYEDNTFKPGVEVSRMHFSLFLYRTITQQQ, from the coding sequence ATGAAAATTAAACATTTAATTATTACATGTATGGTCATGTTGTCTATTGTTTTAGGGGCGCAGGAAAAAGGCTATGCAGCACAAACGACGAATGAATCGTACCCGGTATCACAAGGTGTAGAGTATTCCAATTATACATACAAAGGGTTAAAAACGAGCGTTGTAAATCATTTACAAGTAGATTTATCAAATCCATTTACAAAAATTGGACTTGGATTACCAACACCTATTAATACGTTAATGACGACGACAGAGCATGCGAATAAACATTCTAAAGAGGGCAACCGTGTCGTTGGGGCAATTAACTCAAACTTCTATAATATGAGTGACGGTTATCCATTGTATTTAATTTCTCAATATAATTCTATTGTGACACCGAGCGTTATTTCAGACTCAAGCTCAAACTATGTGAGCCAGCCAATTGCCTTTGGGATTACGGCGAATGGCAATGCAGATATAGCTTATTATAATAGTGATATTACCGTAAATTACAAAGGTGAAGCGCTGAAAGTAAATGGGCTTAATGTTAAGCGTGGTGACAATGAAGCGATTATTTACACACCGCAAAATCATAGCTCACAAACACCAAACGGCGAAAAGGGAATCGAATTTATCGTGGAGACAGGCTCTACAGTATCTTCAACAAAATTCGGCCAGACGTTAACAGGGAAAGTAACGGCGATTCGCGGTTACGGCGACACTACGAAGGCGAAAATCCCACGTAACGGTTTTGTATTATCGTTTAACGGTTCAACATGGGGCGATAAATTCCGTAATATCACAATCGGAGAGGAAGTTTCGGTTACATTCTCGATTGATGATCGCTGGATGGATGCGCAGTTTATGATGGCGAGCGGTCCTTTACTCGTATTAGATGGTAAAAAGAATTTAACGATCAATACATCGAGCTCACGTGCAAAAGAAGTAGCACCACGTTCAGCAATAGCGATTAGTAAAGATAAAAAGACCGTGCATTTAATAACGGTGGATGGTCGAACAAGCGCAAGTGCGGGGATGAATTTATCGCAGTTTGCAGATTACTTAGTAAGCCTTGGCGTTGACCGCGCAATTAATTTAGATGGTGGCGGCTCGACAACGATGGGCATCCGTAAATACGGTAGCAATACAGTGGTACTTGCGAATCAGCCTTCAGGTGGCTCACAGCGCCGCGTGTCGGCAATTATTGAAGCAATTAGTACAGGTGCAACGAGCTCAGCAAAGCATATTAAAGTATCCCGCGATAAAATAGGCTCATTACTTGTTGGTGCGACCGTAAAATTAGCACCAGAATATGTCTTAGATGAGCATTATAACCCATTAACGGTGAATGCTGCTGATTTTGCAGTAGCAGCACAAAATAACAAAGTAACGGTTAATGGCCTAAGCTATACAGGGGTAGCGGGTGGTACAGAGCGCGTAACGGTGACAAACGGCGGAGCTTCTCAAACGATAGCTTTTAACGTAGTAGAAGCACCAGTTGGCTTCTCGATTTCAGCCGGCTCGACAACAACGATTGACCCGGATGCATCAGTGCAATTAAAAGTAAATGTAACAGGTCAAGACAATGAACCATTAATTTACAATGATTCACAATTACAATGGTCAATTGACGGAGATATTGGTACGATCTTCTCTTCCGGCGTATTCAAGTCAAACGGAAAAGAAGGCAAGGCAACGGTAACGGTAACACTTGGGTCAAAATCAGTTTCTAAAGAAATCATAGTGAAGGCTGTCGAAAAACCATTATTTAAAGATATTTCGGTAAATAATCGTTACAAAACAGAGCTAAGCTATTTAGTGGAACATGGATTAATTAGTGGTTACCCAGATGGCACATTTAAACCGGATCAAGCGTTAACACGTGCACAAGCTGCAGCATTATTAACACGTGCACTAAACTTATCAACGTCGGACGTAGTTAATCCGAACTTTGCAGACGTTTCGACGAGCAATACGAATTACAAGCAAATTGCGGCGATTGTCAATGCAGGAATTATGAACGGTACGGGCGATGGTAAATTTAATCCTGGTGCGCCGTTAACACGTGCACAAATGGCGAAAATTTTAGTTGTTGCCTATGATTTAACAGGCACAACGGATACGAAATTCAAGGACGTTAGCAGTAAGCATTGGTCATATGAATATGTGCATACATTAGCTGCGAATAAGATTACCACTGGTTATGAAGACAATACATTCAAGCCAGGTGTCGAAGTTTCGCGTATGCATTTTAGCTTATTCCTATATCGAACAATTACGCAGCAACAATAA